One Drosophila santomea strain STO CAGO 1482 chromosome X, Prin_Dsan_1.1, whole genome shotgun sequence DNA segment encodes these proteins:
- the LOC120457285 gene encoding protein ovarian tumor locus isoform X2, with the protein MDIQVQRPITSGSRQAPDPYDQYLESRGLYRKHTARDASSLFRVIAEQMYDTQMLHYEIRLECVRFMTLKRRIFEKDIPGDFDSYMQDMSKPKTYGTMTELRAMSCLYRRNVILYEPYNMGTSVIFNRRYPENFRVFFNNENHFDSVYKVKYIETAAICQSIAFKLLYQKLFKLPDVSFAVEIMLHPHSFNWDRFDMVFDDKGYMVRIQCSDGRVFTLDLPGNTNCILENYRLCNFHSTNGNQSNANRKGGRREIKNQEDRKPSGSTNHEPNDQLPMCPNRMESCVRQLLDDGITPFPYKVAKSMDPYMYRNIEFDCWNDMRKEAKRYNVYINDYNFKVPYESLHPLPPEEYRPWALPFRYQRQMTRLPLPKFAGKANKPSKWKKNKLFEMGQYFEPSKCDLVPMQGYIPVENCYQEVHIPDDEQRDQRDPEQNDQNPATEQREREEPQKQQQRTKASRVQRQNSSSSQNQESPVSAAPPPTQYMNYMPIVQGRPGQVPPPWPSSPMALAEEFQFPMSGAPHQPPTEGCVYMPFGGYGPPPPGAVALPGPHPFMPLPSPPLNVSGVGEPRRSLHLNGEDLPVDMITLRYFYNMGVDMHWRMAHHTPPDDLAIYGYNQQQNNTDQQGGRTGATEEHLPAESTPPPSPEVVNATEHSPLEKTPYAKRNLNTPKVRVKRPEQLQDIKDSLGPAAFLPTPTPSPSSSGSQFSFYTSPSPHHHMMSPPRLLQPPPPPPIFFHKTGPPQLAGAAQGQNPYAWGMAAPVVAPYEVINNYNMEPSAQPQQQQAAPLPPAPVPVQSQPAAVYAAPRHH; encoded by the exons ATGGACATACAAGTGCAGCGCCCCATTACGTCCGGCAGCCGGCAGGCCCCGGATCCGTACGATCAGTACCTGGAGAGCCGCGGACTCTACCGGAAACATACGGCCCGGGACGCCTCCAGTTTGTTCCGGGTGATAGCCGAGCAGATGTATGACACCCAGATGCTGCATTACGAGATTCGGCTGGAGTGCGTCCGCTTCATGACCCTAAAACGACGCATTTTTGAGAAG GACATCCCTGGTGATTTCGATAGCTACATGCAGGACATGTCCAAGCCCAAGACTTATGGAACCATGACAGAACTACGCGCTATGTCCTGCTTGTATCG CCGCAATGTTATCCTGTATGAGCCCTACAACATGGGCACCAGCGTCATTTTTAATCGTCGCTATCCGGAAAACTTCCGTGTCTTCTTCAACAATGAGAATCATTTCGATTCGGtttataaagtaaaatatatagaaaCGGCCGCCATTTGTCAAT CAATCGCCTTCAAGTTGCTGTACCAGAAGCTTTTCAAATTGCCTGACGTATCATTTGCTGTGGAGATCATGTTGCATCCACACTCTTTCAACTGGGATCGATTCGACATGGTGTTCGATGACAAGGGCTACATGGTTCGCATTCAGTGCTCCGATGGACGAGTTTTTACGCTTGACCTGCCGGGGAATACCAACTGTATATTGGAAAACTATAGGCTGTGCAATTTCCATAGCACCAATGGAAATCAGAGCAATGCTAATCGAAAGGGCGGTCGGCGGGAGATAAAGAATCAGGAGGACCGCAAGCCATCCGGCAGTACGAACCACGAACCAAACGATCAGTTGCCCATGTGTCCAAACCGAATGGAGTCGTGTGTCCGCCAGCTGCTAGATGATG GTATCACTCCGTTTCCCTACAAGGTGGCCAAATCCATGGACCCCTATATGTATCGGAATATAGAATTTGATTGCTGGAACGATATGCGCAAGGAGGCCAAGCGCTATaatgtatacataaatgaCTATAACTTTAAG GTTCCCTATGAGTCGCTCCATCCCCTGCCGCCAGAAGAGTACCGTCCATGGGCGTTGCCATTCCGCTATCAACGACAGATGACTCGCTTGCCGTTGCCCAAGTTTGCTGGTAAAGCCAACAAGCCTTCCAAATGGAAGAAGAACAAGCTGTTCGAAATGGGCCAGTATTTTGAGCCCAGCAAGTGTGATTTGGTGCCGATGCAGGGCTACATACCCGTGGAGAATTGCTATCAGGAAGTGCACATTCCGGACGATGAGCAGCGCGATCAAAGAGATCCGGAACAGAATGACCAGAACCCTGCCACGGAGCAGCGGGAGCGTGAAGAGCCgcagaagcaacagcagcgcaCGAAGGCATCAAGGGTTCAGCGGCAGAACTCGAGTTCCAGCCAAAACCAAGAGTCTCCGGTTTCGGCTGCTCCGCCGCCCACTCAGTATATGAATTATATGCCCATTGTTCAAGGTCGTCCCGGGCAGGTTCCGCCACCTTGGCCTTCATCTCCGATGGCCCTTGCCGAGGAGTTTCAGTTTCCCATGTCTGGGGCACCGCATCAACCGCCAACCGAAGGTTGTGTTTACATGCCATTTGGTGGTTATGGTCCACCACCACCGGGAGCTGTTGCTTTGCCGGGACCGCATCCATTTATGCCGCTTCCCTCTCCACCATTGAATGTCTCCGGAGTTGGCGAGCCACGTCGTTCTCTGCACCTCAACGGTGAGGATTTGCCCGTGGATATGATCACATTAAGATACTTCTACAACATGGGCGTGGATATGCATTGGCGCATGGCGCACCACACGCCGCCTGATGATCTTGCGATATATGGATACAATCAACAGCAGAACAACACGGACCAACAGGGTGGAAGGACTGGAGCCACAGAGGAGCATTTGCCTGCCGAGTCCACACCACCACCTTCGCCAGAGGTGGTAAATGCCACGGAGCATTCACCGCTTGAGAAAACCCCCTACGCCAAGCGCAATTTGAATACGCCCAAGGTGCGCGTTAAGCGTCCAGAGCAGCTGCAAGATATTAAGGATTCGCTGGGGCCAGCGGCCTTTTTGCCCACACCCACGCCCTCGCCCAGCTCAAGTGGCAGTCAGTTCAGTTTCTACACTTCTCCATCGCCGCACCATCACATGATGTCGCCGCCGAGGCTGCTCCaaccgccgccaccgccaccgatATTCTTCCACAAGACGGGACCACCTCAGTTAGCGGGAGCAGCTCAGGGACAG AATCCCTATGCCTGGGGCATGGCAGCTCCGGTGGTGGCCCCCTATGAGGTGATCAACAACTATAACATGGAGCCTTCGGCtcagccacaacaacagcaagcgGCTCCATTGCCGCCAGCTCCCGTACCCGTCCAATCTCAGCCGGCAGCTGTCTATGCTGCACCGCGTCATCACTGA
- the LOC120457285 gene encoding protein ovarian tumor locus isoform X1, translated as MDIQVQRPITSGSRQAPDPYDQYLESRGLYRKHTARDASSLFRVIAEQMYDTQMLHYEIRLECVRFMTLKRRIFEKDIPGDFDSYMQDMSKPKTYGTMTELRAMSCLYRRNVILYEPYNMGTSVIFNRRYPENFRVFFNNENHFDSVYKVKYIETAAICQSIAFKLLYQKLFKLPDVSFAVEIMLHPHSFNWDRFDMVFDDKGYMVRIQCSDGRVFTLDLPGNTNCILENYRLCNFHSTNGNQSNANRKGGRREIKNQEDRKPSGSTNHEPNDQLPMCPNRMESCVRQLLDDGITPFPYKVAKSMDPYMYRNIEFDCWNDMRKEAKRYNVYINDYNFKVGAKCKVELQNETEMRTCHIQSIFKDKTYCVVFVEAIGKKIVVPYESLHPLPPEEYRPWALPFRYQRQMTRLPLPKFAGKANKPSKWKKNKLFEMGQYFEPSKCDLVPMQGYIPVENCYQEVHIPDDEQRDQRDPEQNDQNPATEQREREEPQKQQQRTKASRVQRQNSSSSQNQESPVSAAPPPTQYMNYMPIVQGRPGQVPPPWPSSPMALAEEFQFPMSGAPHQPPTEGCVYMPFGGYGPPPPGAVALPGPHPFMPLPSPPLNVSGVGEPRRSLHLNGEDLPVDMITLRYFYNMGVDMHWRMAHHTPPDDLAIYGYNQQQNNTDQQGGRTGATEEHLPAESTPPPSPEVVNATEHSPLEKTPYAKRNLNTPKVRVKRPEQLQDIKDSLGPAAFLPTPTPSPSSSGSQFSFYTSPSPHHHMMSPPRLLQPPPPPPIFFHKTGPPQLAGAAQGQNPYAWGMAAPVVAPYEVINNYNMEPSAQPQQQQAAPLPPAPVPVQSQPAAVYAAPRHH; from the exons ATGGACATACAAGTGCAGCGCCCCATTACGTCCGGCAGCCGGCAGGCCCCGGATCCGTACGATCAGTACCTGGAGAGCCGCGGACTCTACCGGAAACATACGGCCCGGGACGCCTCCAGTTTGTTCCGGGTGATAGCCGAGCAGATGTATGACACCCAGATGCTGCATTACGAGATTCGGCTGGAGTGCGTCCGCTTCATGACCCTAAAACGACGCATTTTTGAGAAG GACATCCCTGGTGATTTCGATAGCTACATGCAGGACATGTCCAAGCCCAAGACTTATGGAACCATGACAGAACTACGCGCTATGTCCTGCTTGTATCG CCGCAATGTTATCCTGTATGAGCCCTACAACATGGGCACCAGCGTCATTTTTAATCGTCGCTATCCGGAAAACTTCCGTGTCTTCTTCAACAATGAGAATCATTTCGATTCGGtttataaagtaaaatatatagaaaCGGCCGCCATTTGTCAAT CAATCGCCTTCAAGTTGCTGTACCAGAAGCTTTTCAAATTGCCTGACGTATCATTTGCTGTGGAGATCATGTTGCATCCACACTCTTTCAACTGGGATCGATTCGACATGGTGTTCGATGACAAGGGCTACATGGTTCGCATTCAGTGCTCCGATGGACGAGTTTTTACGCTTGACCTGCCGGGGAATACCAACTGTATATTGGAAAACTATAGGCTGTGCAATTTCCATAGCACCAATGGAAATCAGAGCAATGCTAATCGAAAGGGCGGTCGGCGGGAGATAAAGAATCAGGAGGACCGCAAGCCATCCGGCAGTACGAACCACGAACCAAACGATCAGTTGCCCATGTGTCCAAACCGAATGGAGTCGTGTGTCCGCCAGCTGCTAGATGATG GTATCACTCCGTTTCCCTACAAGGTGGCCAAATCCATGGACCCCTATATGTATCGGAATATAGAATTTGATTGCTGGAACGATATGCGCAAGGAGGCCAAGCGCTATaatgtatacataaatgaCTATAACTTTAAG GTGGGCGCCAAGTGCAAGGTGGAATTGCAGAACGAAACGGAGATGCGCACGTGCCACATTCAAAGCATCTTCAAAGACAAGACTTACTGCGTCGTCTTTGTTGAGGCGATTGGCAAAAAGATAGTG GTTCCCTATGAGTCGCTCCATCCCCTGCCGCCAGAAGAGTACCGTCCATGGGCGTTGCCATTCCGCTATCAACGACAGATGACTCGCTTGCCGTTGCCCAAGTTTGCTGGTAAAGCCAACAAGCCTTCCAAATGGAAGAAGAACAAGCTGTTCGAAATGGGCCAGTATTTTGAGCCCAGCAAGTGTGATTTGGTGCCGATGCAGGGCTACATACCCGTGGAGAATTGCTATCAGGAAGTGCACATTCCGGACGATGAGCAGCGCGATCAAAGAGATCCGGAACAGAATGACCAGAACCCTGCCACGGAGCAGCGGGAGCGTGAAGAGCCgcagaagcaacagcagcgcaCGAAGGCATCAAGGGTTCAGCGGCAGAACTCGAGTTCCAGCCAAAACCAAGAGTCTCCGGTTTCGGCTGCTCCGCCGCCCACTCAGTATATGAATTATATGCCCATTGTTCAAGGTCGTCCCGGGCAGGTTCCGCCACCTTGGCCTTCATCTCCGATGGCCCTTGCCGAGGAGTTTCAGTTTCCCATGTCTGGGGCACCGCATCAACCGCCAACCGAAGGTTGTGTTTACATGCCATTTGGTGGTTATGGTCCACCACCACCGGGAGCTGTTGCTTTGCCGGGACCGCATCCATTTATGCCGCTTCCCTCTCCACCATTGAATGTCTCCGGAGTTGGCGAGCCACGTCGTTCTCTGCACCTCAACGGTGAGGATTTGCCCGTGGATATGATCACATTAAGATACTTCTACAACATGGGCGTGGATATGCATTGGCGCATGGCGCACCACACGCCGCCTGATGATCTTGCGATATATGGATACAATCAACAGCAGAACAACACGGACCAACAGGGTGGAAGGACTGGAGCCACAGAGGAGCATTTGCCTGCCGAGTCCACACCACCACCTTCGCCAGAGGTGGTAAATGCCACGGAGCATTCACCGCTTGAGAAAACCCCCTACGCCAAGCGCAATTTGAATACGCCCAAGGTGCGCGTTAAGCGTCCAGAGCAGCTGCAAGATATTAAGGATTCGCTGGGGCCAGCGGCCTTTTTGCCCACACCCACGCCCTCGCCCAGCTCAAGTGGCAGTCAGTTCAGTTTCTACACTTCTCCATCGCCGCACCATCACATGATGTCGCCGCCGAGGCTGCTCCaaccgccgccaccgccaccgatATTCTTCCACAAGACGGGACCACCTCAGTTAGCGGGAGCAGCTCAGGGACAG AATCCCTATGCCTGGGGCATGGCAGCTCCGGTGGTGGCCCCCTATGAGGTGATCAACAACTATAACATGGAGCCTTCGGCtcagccacaacaacagcaagcgGCTCCATTGCCGCCAGCTCCCGTACCCGTCCAATCTCAGCCGGCAGCTGTCTATGCTGCACCGCGTCATCACTGA
- the LOC120456820 gene encoding chorion protein S38, whose translation MTRSTYIWALAACLIACASANYGSSQSYGPESGNSVSDGGADAASAAAAAAGGAGGAGGEYGGANAGAGALESGADAAGVAQAGQSSYGSDQNIPYKPVNTKGNTLTSSITYPQNKGEILIHRPAPIIVKRPPTKVLVNHPPLVVKPAPVVLHKPPAIVLRKVYVKHHPRRVKVEPVFVNVVKPPAEKYFVNENKQGYGQGSQSHGHGGHGHGNHGHGHSGHGHGGHGAGPHGPGPHDGGRALPAYASGADSAAASAGYQLLQSGNQGLSALANIAGEREGPYGPAPSHQHYSAGPAGHGGYAAPAY comes from the exons ATGACGAGATCGACCTACATTTGGGCGCTGGCCGCCTGCCTGATC GCCTGTGCGAGCGCCAACTACGGCAGTTCCCAGAGCTATGGACCCGAGTCCGGCAATAGTGTCTCCGATGGTGGCGCTGATGCCGCCTCAGCGGCCGCGGCTGCTGCCGGTGGTGCCGGTGGAGCTGGTGGCGAGTATGGTGGTGCCAATGCCGGTGCTGGTGCTCTCGAATCCGGAGCCGATGCCGCTGGTGTGGCACAGGCTGGACAGAGCAGCTACGGCTCGGACCAGAACATCCCGTACAAGCCGGTGAACACCAAGGGCAACACCCTGACCTCATCGATCACCTACCCGCAGAACAAGGGCGAGATTCTCATCCATCGTCCCGCTCCCATCATTGTCAAGCGTCCGCCCACCAAGGTGCTGGTCAACCATCCACCATTGGTGGTGAAGCCCGCTCCCGTGGTGCTCCACAAGCCCCCAGCAATCGTGCTCCGCAAGGTCTACGTCAAGCACCACCCACGTCGCGTCAAGGTGGAGCCCGTGTTCGTCAATGTGGTCAAGCCGCCAGCAGAGAAGTACTTCGTCAACGAGAACAAGCAGGGCTACGGCCAGGGCTCGCAGTCCCATGGACATGGTGGCCATGGACATGGCAAccacggacacggacacagCGGACACGGACACGGTGGACACGGTGCTGGACCCCATGGTCCTGGACCCCATGACGGTGGCCGTGCCCTGCCCGCCTACGCATCGGGAGCTGATTCCGCCGCCGCCAGCGCTGGCTATCAGCTGCTCCAGAGCGGCAACCAGGGTCTGTCCGCTCTCGCCAACATCGCCGGCGAGCGTGAGGGTCCCTATGGTCCTGCCCCAAGCCATCAGCACTACAGCGCCGGTCCAGCCGGACATGGTGGCTATGCTGCCCCCGCCTATTAG